The Oscillospiraceae bacterium genome has a segment encoding these proteins:
- a CDS encoding MarR family transcriptional regulator, with product MEKKPLMLTLKHTDRAWGGYMRKIAMEAGIPDSYRTVIMFLARHGEASQKELAQFSHTTYAAISRTVKEMELTGYINKETDDNDRRYAKLSLTHKGIECDNRIREKIQHAEKVISDALDDSEKEMFNRTLQKINDIIAKQL from the coding sequence ATGGAAAAAAAGCCGTTAATGCTTACATTAAAGCATACCGACCGCGCCTGGGGCGGGTATATGCGCAAAATTGCCATGGAAGCGGGTATTCCCGATTCCTACCGCACTGTCATCATGTTTCTCGCGCGCCATGGTGAGGCAAGTCAGAAGGAGTTGGCACAATTCAGCCACACAACTTATGCCGCCATCAGCCGTACCGTCAAGGAAATGGAGCTTACGGGCTATATAAACAAGGAAACGGACGACAACGACAGACGATACGCCAAGCTGTCCCTCACACACAAAGGGATAGAGTGCGACAACCGTATACGCGAGAAAATCCAGCATGCGGAAAAAGTAATTTCCGACGCACTGGATGACAGTGAAAAGGAGATGTTTAACCGCACTTTGCAAAAAATCAATGACATAATAGCTAAGCAATTATAG
- the thrS gene encoding threonine--tRNA ligase: protein MIKITLKDGSIKELEAPQSAYEIAKGLSNKLAKVALCAKIDGEVRDLATVIDKDSTLEILTFEDDEAKKVYRHTASHILAQAVKRLYPNVKLTIGPAIENGFYYDFDSEESFSPEVLTKLEKEMNKIMAENLPIERFTLSREEAVKLMTERNEPYKVELINELPEGEEISFYRQGEFVDLCAGSHLMSTAAVKAVKLTQCTGAYWRGDANNKMLQRVYGTAFPKAEELKAYLDAVEEAKKRDHNKLGRELEYFTTVDSIGQGLPILLPKGARTIQRLQRWVEDTEEKAGYLLTKTPLMAKRDLYRISGHWDHYLDGMFILGDPMDETKECFALRPMTCPFQYQVYLNRQRSYRELPMRLGETSTLFRNEDSGEMHGLIRVRQFTISEGHLVLRPDQLEEEFKGCLDLAKYFLGTVGMLENCTFRFSQWDPANPNNKYEGTAEQWNTAQEIMGRILDNLGINYTIGIDEAAFYGPKLDIQYKNVFGKEDTIVTIQIDMLLAEKFGMYYIDENGEKKLPYIIHRTSLGCYERTLAYLIEQFAGAMPTWLSPLQVAILPISDRQHEFAEDMAKQLEMCGVRVEVDTRNEKIGYKIRQAQLEKTPYMLVIGDKEQQDGTVALRARGIGDVGVLSFNDFKAKLLEEISTKNKDITIKSI, encoded by the coding sequence ATGATTAAGATTACTCTTAAAGACGGCTCAATAAAGGAGCTTGAAGCCCCTCAGAGCGCCTACGAAATTGCAAAAGGTCTGAGCAATAAGCTTGCAAAGGTTGCGCTTTGCGCAAAAATCGACGGCGAGGTACGCGACCTTGCCACCGTTATTGACAAGGATAGCACTCTCGAAATTCTCACCTTTGAGGACGACGAGGCTAAAAAGGTGTACCGCCACACCGCCTCCCACATTCTTGCACAGGCAGTAAAAAGACTTTATCCCAATGTAAAGCTTACTATCGGTCCCGCTATTGAAAACGGTTTTTACTATGACTTTGACAGCGAAGAAAGCTTCTCTCCCGAGGTGCTCACCAAGCTTGAAAAGGAAATGAATAAAATAATGGCGGAGAATCTCCCCATCGAGCGCTTTACCCTCAGCCGTGAAGAAGCTGTAAAACTTATGACCGAAAGGAACGAGCCTTATAAGGTTGAGCTTATCAATGAGCTGCCCGAAGGCGAGGAAATATCCTTCTACCGTCAGGGCGAATTTGTTGACCTTTGTGCAGGCAGCCACCTTATGTCCACCGCTGCAGTCAAGGCGGTAAAGCTTACCCAGTGCACCGGTGCATACTGGAGAGGCGATGCCAACAACAAAATGCTTCAGCGCGTATACGGTACCGCATTCCCCAAGGCAGAGGAGCTGAAAGCATATCTTGATGCCGTTGAAGAAGCCAAAAAACGCGACCACAATAAATTGGGACGCGAGCTTGAATACTTCACCACCGTTGACTCCATCGGTCAGGGACTTCCCATACTTCTGCCCAAGGGTGCGCGTACCATTCAGCGTTTACAGCGCTGGGTAGAGGACACTGAGGAAAAAGCAGGCTACCTGCTCACCAAAACTCCTCTTATGGCAAAGCGTGACCTTTACCGCATTTCGGGTCACTGGGACCACTATCTTGACGGTATGTTTATTCTGGGCGATCCTATGGACGAAACCAAAGAGTGCTTCGCGCTTCGCCCCATGACCTGCCCGTTCCAGTACCAGGTATACCTCAACCGTCAGCGCTCTTACCGCGAGCTTCCCATGCGTCTGGGCGAGACCTCTACATTGTTCCGCAATGAGGACAGCGGTGAAATGCACGGTCTTATCCGCGTACGTCAGTTCACCATTTCCGAAGGACATCTTGTTCTTCGTCCCGACCAGCTTGAAGAAGAATTCAAGGGCTGTCTTGACCTTGCAAAATATTTTCTCGGCACTGTCGGAATGCTCGAAAACTGCACTTTCCGATTTTCTCAGTGGGACCCCGCTAACCCCAACAACAAATATGAGGGCACCGCGGAGCAGTGGAATACCGCACAGGAAATTATGGGCAGAATACTCGACAATCTGGGTATCAATTATACTATCGGTATCGACGAAGCTGCATTCTACGGACCTAAATTGGATATCCAGTATAAAAACGTGTTCGGAAAAGAGGATACCATCGTAACCATCCAGATAGATATGCTTCTTGCCGAAAAGTTCGGTATGTACTATATCGACGAAAACGGCGAAAAGAAGCTTCCTTACATCATTCACCGTACCTCTCTTGGCTGCTACGAGCGTACTCTTGCTTACCTTATTGAGCAGTTTGCAGGCGCAATGCCTACCTGGCTTTCTCCCTTACAGGTTGCAATTCTGCCTATTTCCGATCGTCAGCACGAGTTTGCCGAGGATATGGCAAAGCAGCTTGAAATGTGCGGCGTAAGAGTAGAGGTTGACACCCGTAACGAAAAAATCGGCTATAAGATACGTCAGGCACAGCTTGAAAAGACACCTTACATGCTGGTCATCGGTGACAAGGAACAGCAGGACGGCACCGTTGCACTGCGTGCACGCGGTATCGGCGATGTGGGTGTTCTCAGCTTCAATGACTTCAAGGCTAAGCTTCTTGAAGAAATTTCCACCAAGAATAAAGATATTACCATTAAGAGCATATGA
- a CDS encoding ROK family protein — MKYIGIDIGGTKTAVVVGNDKGEILKKTRFDTPKVNEALKNICDIIDAESDFCSIGISCGGPLDSKKGIIQSPPNLPGWDDIHITDMLTKRYGVPAYLCNDANACALAEWKFGAGKGCDNMIFLTFGTGLGAGLILDGKLYEGTNGMAGEAGHIRLSPFGGVGYGKAGSFESFCSGGGIAQLARTRALELFQQGKKAAFCQNPDEINGITAKTVAEYAVNGDSDALEIFRICGEKLGEGLSVLVDILNPQRIVIGSIFARCEQLLRPHAQRVMERECLAVSLGVCELVPAQLGESIGDMAALAVAVSHIN; from the coding sequence ATGAAATATATAGGAATTGATATCGGCGGTACAAAAACCGCCGTTGTCGTTGGTAACGACAAGGGTGAAATACTGAAAAAGACCCGTTTTGATACTCCGAAAGTAAATGAGGCGTTGAAGAATATATGCGACATTATTGATGCCGAGTCGGATTTCTGCTCCATAGGCATAAGCTGTGGAGGACCGCTGGACAGTAAAAAGGGCATAATTCAGTCTCCACCCAATCTTCCCGGATGGGATGATATACATATTACAGATATGCTGACAAAACGTTACGGTGTACCTGCGTATCTTTGTAACGATGCTAATGCCTGTGCACTTGCCGAGTGGAAATTCGGTGCGGGAAAAGGGTGCGATAATATGATATTTCTCACCTTTGGCACGGGACTTGGTGCCGGGCTTATACTGGACGGAAAGCTTTACGAGGGTACCAACGGTATGGCAGGTGAGGCAGGACATATACGTCTTTCGCCTTTCGGCGGAGTGGGTTACGGCAAGGCAGGCTCATTTGAGAGCTTTTGCAGCGGCGGCGGTATTGCACAGCTGGCACGAACCCGCGCACTGGAGCTGTTTCAGCAGGGAAAAAAAGCGGCTTTCTGTCAAAATCCGGACGAAATTAACGGTATAACCGCAAAAACTGTTGCGGAATACGCCGTAAACGGCGACAGCGATGCACTTGAAATATTCCGTATCTGCGGTGAAAAGCTGGGCGAGGGGCTTTCGGTGCTGGTTGATATTTTAAATCCTCAGCGTATTGTAATCGGAAGCATTTTCGCCCGTTGCGAACAGCTTTTAAGACCGCACGCGCAGCGTGTTATGGAAAGGGAATGTCTTGCCGTGTCGCTGGGTGTGTGCGAGCTTGTGCCCGCACAGCTGGGCGAATCTATTGGAGATATGGCGGCTCTTGCCGTTGCGGTTTCACACATAAATTGA
- a CDS encoding SIS domain-containing protein yields MEQLILRYPALEVCRESMHKAFDMLFETYCLGGKILLCGNGGSCCDCEHIVGELMKGFMLERKPSEEFVSQLEKLYGRQLAEQMAKNLQGAIPAISLPSQASVISAFSNDVDADMVYAQLVYGYAKPGDTVVGLTTSGNSLNVVNALMVAKSMGVKTLALTGNKPSKCDEICDCVIKAPESETYKVQEYHLPIYHWLCAQLEKKIFKS; encoded by the coding sequence ATGGAACAGCTTATTTTGCGCTATCCTGCGCTTGAAGTTTGTCGCGAGAGTATGCATAAGGCATTTGATATGCTTTTTGAAACATACTGCTTGGGCGGAAAAATATTACTTTGCGGCAACGGCGGAAGCTGTTGTGACTGCGAGCACATTGTAGGCGAATTAATGAAAGGGTTTATGCTTGAAAGAAAGCCCTCGGAAGAGTTCGTCTCACAGCTTGAAAAGCTTTACGGCAGACAGCTTGCCGAACAAATGGCAAAAAATCTCCAGGGTGCAATCCCTGCAATTTCACTGCCCTCACAGGCATCCGTAATATCGGCATTTTCAAACGATGTGGATGCTGATATGGTTTATGCACAGCTCGTTTACGGCTATGCAAAGCCGGGAGATACCGTTGTGGGTCTTACCACCTCGGGAAATTCTCTGAATGTAGTTAATGCATTGATGGTTGCCAAGTCTATGGGAGTAAAAACATTGGCGCTTACAGGGAACAAGCCCTCAAAGTGCGACGAAATATGCGATTGTGTTATAAAAGCGCCCGAAAGCGAAACATACAAGGTTCAGGAATATCATCTTCCAATATATCACTGGCTGTGTGCACAGCTGGAAAAAAAGATTTTCAAAAGTTGA
- a CDS encoding MFS transporter, with product MNKQPKIKKIDYSWVIIGLCIMMIFTCLGFCSSNRSLYLSPITQALDIKRSIFSISDSVRFVTTAVINLFFGTLIARLGVKKLIGAGFLCLICSCLLNAVASNVLVFYLAGMFLGLGLSWTTTTMVGAIVNRWCTNNRGTVMGAVLASNGLGGALAAQIVTPIIYNGEPFGYRKAYFLIAALLVTVGAVILIFMKEEPSGGSGNYTAAKKKSKGQSWIGMEPKVAFRKKWFYAAAGCIFLTGMVLQGISGIAAAHMKDVGLDADFIAATLSIGSLALTGSKLLNGIMYDKLGLRFTMTVCDVCAVITMLILAFMANSFLGHVLAWSYTIIHVIALPLETVMLPLFAADLFGEKAFNKMMGLFVSINTAGYAVGTPVVNIVFDKFGTYKPILFICAGIMVCVTIVFQFILTAAHKERDRIIKNAE from the coding sequence TTGAATAAACAGCCGAAAATCAAGAAAATCGACTATTCATGGGTGATTATCGGATTGTGTATTATGATGATTTTCACCTGCCTGGGCTTTTGCAGTTCAAACAGAAGTCTGTACCTTTCACCTATAACCCAAGCGCTTGATATAAAGCGCAGTATTTTTTCGATAAGCGACAGCGTACGTTTTGTAACTACCGCCGTGATAAATCTTTTTTTCGGAACACTCATTGCACGTCTCGGTGTCAAAAAGCTTATCGGTGCAGGTTTTTTGTGCCTCATATGCTCCTGCCTGCTCAATGCTGTGGCAAGTAATGTACTTGTTTTTTATCTTGCGGGAATGTTCCTTGGCCTTGGCCTTTCCTGGACAACCACAACAATGGTAGGTGCGATAGTCAACAGATGGTGCACCAATAACCGCGGAACTGTCATGGGTGCCGTACTGGCATCCAACGGGCTGGGCGGTGCACTTGCGGCACAGATAGTCACTCCGATTATCTATAACGGTGAGCCTTTTGGTTACAGAAAAGCATATTTTCTTATTGCGGCACTGCTTGTAACAGTGGGCGCTGTTATACTGATTTTCATGAAAGAAGAACCGTCGGGCGGTTCAGGTAATTATACCGCCGCCAAAAAGAAGTCAAAGGGCCAGTCATGGATTGGTATGGAGCCCAAAGTGGCTTTCCGTAAGAAATGGTTTTATGCTGCGGCGGGATGCATTTTTCTTACGGGAATGGTACTTCAGGGGATTTCAGGAATTGCCGCCGCGCACATGAAGGATGTAGGACTCGATGCGGACTTTATCGCTGCAACCCTCAGTATTGGCTCTCTTGCGCTGACCGGCTCCAAGCTTCTGAACGGCATCATGTATGATAAGCTTGGTTTGCGCTTCACCATGACAGTGTGTGATGTATGTGCCGTGATTACTATGCTTATACTGGCATTTATGGCAAACTCTTTTTTGGGTCATGTTCTGGCGTGGTCATATACAATTATCCATGTTATCGCATTACCGCTGGAAACGGTAATGCTTCCGCTGTTTGCGGCGGATTTGTTTGGTGAAAAAGCCTTTAACAAAATGATGGGCTTGTTCGTATCCATTAACACGGCAGGTTACGCTGTGGGCACTCCCGTGGTTAATATTGTGTTTGACAAATTCGGAACATATAAGCCCATACTTTTTATATGCGCCGGCATAATGGTGTGTGTTACAATTGTTTTTCAGTTTATACTCACCGCGGCACACAAAGAAAGAGACAGAATAATTAAAAATGCTGAGTGA
- a CDS encoding nicotinamide mononucleotide transporter — MFKNPFKSFTKWEWILWSVSLIVTLTSNIMCGNIDAITLIATSMGVTALILAARGDVWGQILSVIFGILYAVVSYRFRYYGEMITYVGMSVPIAAMSVITWLKHPFREDRNEVEIHRLTKTQKVIMVVSAILVTWVFYYILKFFDTPNLLTSTVSVTTSYVACFLLMMRNSYYAVAYAANDIVLIALWIMATIESFEYFPMIICFVMFLVNDLYGFISWKIREGLQAKKNAE; from the coding sequence ATGTTTAAAAATCCGTTTAAATCCTTTACAAAATGGGAATGGATTTTATGGAGTGTTTCGCTTATTGTCACGCTGACATCCAACATCATGTGCGGCAATATAGATGCCATCACGCTTATCGCCACATCAATGGGTGTTACGGCGCTGATACTTGCGGCACGTGGTGACGTGTGGGGACAAATACTGTCAGTAATATTCGGCATTCTTTATGCAGTGGTGTCATACCGCTTCAGGTATTACGGTGAAATGATAACCTACGTAGGCATGAGTGTGCCCATCGCCGCAATGTCGGTTATCACCTGGTTGAAGCACCCTTTCCGCGAGGACAGAAACGAGGTGGAGATACACCGCCTTACAAAAACACAAAAAGTCATAATGGTGGTTTCGGCAATACTTGTGACATGGGTATTCTACTATATTCTCAAATTCTTTGACACCCCCAATCTTTTGACAAGCACTGTTTCGGTAACAACAAGCTACGTTGCCTGCTTCCTTTTGATGATGCGCAATTCCTATTATGCAGTTGCTTATGCGGCAAACGACATAGTTCTTATAGCTCTGTGGATAATGGCAACCATTGAAAGCTTTGAATACTTCCCCATGATAATATGCTTTGTAATGTTTCTGGTAAATGACCTTTACGGATTTATAAGCTGGAAGATACGCGAAGGATTACAGGCAAAGAAAAATGCTGAGTGA
- a CDS encoding uracil phosphoribosyltransferase has translation MYPNVTVFDHPLISHKITLLRDVKTGSMQFRQLIEEIATLMGYEAMRDLPTEEIEITTPITKTMAKTISGKKLAIVPILRAGLGMVNGIHALVPTAKVGHIGMFRDHDTLEPHEYYCKLPDDIENRMVTLLDPMLATGGSALAAVDAIKKRGCSHIKFMCIIAAPEGVKALAEAHPDIQIYCGCLDKCLNENGYIVPGLGDAGDRIFGTK, from the coding sequence ATGTATCCCAACGTTACAGTATTTGACCATCCTCTTATATCACACAAGATTACTCTTCTGCGCGATGTAAAAACGGGAAGCATGCAGTTCCGTCAGCTCATTGAAGAAATTGCAACGCTCATGGGCTATGAAGCCATGCGCGATCTTCCTACCGAGGAAATAGAAATAACCACCCCCATTACCAAAACCATGGCAAAAACCATCAGCGGTAAAAAGCTTGCCATTGTGCCTATACTGCGTGCAGGACTTGGTATGGTAAACGGTATTCACGCCCTTGTTCCTACCGCAAAGGTCGGTCACATCGGTATGTTCCGCGACCATGATACACTGGAGCCGCACGAGTATTACTGCAAGTTGCCGGACGATATCGAAAACCGTATGGTAACTCTGCTTGACCCCATGCTGGCGACAGGCGGCTCGGCTCTGGCGGCGGTTGATGCCATCAAGAAGCGTGGCTGCTCACATATCAAGTTTATGTGCATTATTGCCGCACCCGAAGGCGTAAAAGCTCTTGCCGAGGCTCATCCCGACATTCAGATATACTGCGGATGCCTTGACAAATGTCTCAACGAAAACGGCTATATCGTTCCCGGTCTGGGCGATGCAGGCGACAGAATTTTCGGTACAAAATAA
- a CDS encoding uracil-xanthine permease: MTNQKLKPTDYVLAVQHLFAMFGATILVPLITGLNPSTALLAAGLGTLIFHLCTKGKVPVFLGSSFAFLGACSVYTAEGIVDPTLVPKVQGGIIVAGLVYLLFSLIAFFVGADNIKKIFPPIVTGPVIVVIGIQLSSTAITDCGFNSNMTPEVLTNVLIAIFTLAVVIVCSIFAKGFFRLVPILIGLASGYVLCIILCLIGVLDWSVMNFKAIADAHWINVPFMTTDVNGVQFITLPEFDPGYILSIAPIALVTFMEHIGDVTTNSAVVGQNFLKDPGLHRTLMGDGLATAFAGLIGGPANTTYSENTGVLATTKNYNPKILRVTAVIAIVLAFIGKFGAVLQTIPGPVKGGVEVMLFGMIAAIGIRTLAESNLDFTASKNLIVVGCILVFGLGINAIGGLNVTIGDITLNISGLFVAVVVGVIVNLLLSIGEKKEKTEE, encoded by the coding sequence ATGACTAACCAAAAGCTCAAACCCACCGATTATGTCCTTGCAGTTCAGCATTTGTTCGCCATGTTCGGCGCAACTATCCTCGTTCCCCTTATTACAGGTCTTAATCCTTCCACTGCACTTTTAGCCGCAGGACTCGGAACACTTATTTTCCACCTTTGCACAAAGGGTAAGGTTCCCGTTTTCCTGGGCTCTTCTTTTGCCTTTTTGGGCGCATGCAGTGTTTATACAGCCGAGGGAATTGTTGACCCCACACTTGTTCCCAAGGTGCAGGGCGGTATAATCGTTGCAGGTCTTGTTTATCTTTTATTTTCGCTTATCGCTTTCTTTGTAGGCGCGGACAACATCAAAAAGATTTTCCCGCCTATCGTTACAGGTCCCGTTATCGTAGTTATCGGTATTCAGCTTTCTTCCACCGCTATTACCGACTGCGGATTTAACAGCAATATGACCCCCGAGGTTCTCACTAACGTACTTATCGCAATATTCACACTGGCAGTAGTTATTGTATGCTCTATTTTTGCCAAGGGCTTCTTCAGGCTGGTGCCTATTCTCATTGGTCTTGCCAGCGGTTATGTTCTTTGCATCATTCTTTGCCTTATCGGCGTTCTTGACTGGTCTGTTATGAACTTCAAGGCTATCGCGGACGCGCACTGGATAAATGTTCCGTTTATGACAACCGATGTAAACGGTGTTCAGTTTATAACTCTTCCCGAGTTTGACCCCGGTTACATTCTTTCCATTGCTCCCATCGCACTGGTAACCTTTATGGAGCACATCGGCGACGTTACCACCAACAGTGCCGTTGTAGGACAGAACTTCCTCAAGGATCCCGGTCTTCACAGAACCCTCATGGGTGACGGTCTTGCAACCGCTTTTGCAGGTCTTATCGGCGGTCCCGCAAATACGACCTATTCTGAAAACACCGGCGTTCTGGCTACCACTAAGAACTACAACCCCAAGATTCTCCGAGTTACCGCAGTTATCGCTATTGTTCTTGCATTTATCGGCAAGTTCGGTGCTGTTCTGCAAACTATTCCCGGTCCTGTTAAGGGCGGTGTAGAGGTTATGCTGTTCGGCATGATTGCGGCTATCGGTATCAGAACACTGGCTGAATCCAACCTTGATTTCACTGCTTCCAAGAACCTTATAGTTGTTGGTTGCATACTGGTATTCGGTCTTGGTATAAATGCTATCGGCGGTCTCAATGTTACCATAGGCGATATAACCCTCAACATTTCCGGTCTGTTCGTAGCGGTTGTTGTAGGTGTTATTGTAAATCTCCTGCTTTCCATCGGTGAAAAGAAAGAAAAAACCGAAGAATAA
- a CDS encoding class II fructose-bisphosphate aldolase, with translation MLVTMKEMLADAKAKHYAIPAFDISNYEMMRAVLDVCEQERSPALLMGLGVDLEGKALNLITSMVRAASDFYTVPVCFHLDHATDLESIKAGIAAGFSSVMFDGSVLPFEENAKITAEVTAYAHAHGVTVEAELGHVGNAMVGNINDKVNNEDPEDTLTVPEEVIKFVEKTDVDALAVAIGTAHGVYLKTPTLRIDRLDEITAVCDRPLVLHGGSGTPDEQMQTAIAHGITKINIFSDVIYALNAGLKNKLNTITNPSTWPAFVFEEARAGMREAVRAKIRIFGSNGRV, from the coding sequence ATGCTGGTTACCATGAAAGAAATGCTTGCGGATGCAAAGGCAAAGCACTACGCCATCCCTGCCTTTGACATAAGCAATTACGAAATGATGCGTGCTGTTCTGGACGTGTGCGAACAGGAACGCTCCCCTGCCCTTCTGATGGGTCTGGGTGTTGACCTTGAGGGAAAAGCACTTAATCTCATTACATCAATGGTGCGTGCCGCATCGGATTTTTACACTGTTCCCGTTTGCTTCCACCTGGACCATGCAACCGACCTTGAGTCCATCAAGGCAGGCATTGCGGCAGGCTTCAGCTCGGTAATGTTTGACGGCTCGGTTCTGCCCTTTGAAGAAAATGCAAAAATCACCGCAGAGGTGACCGCCTATGCGCACGCACACGGTGTTACCGTTGAAGCTGAATTAGGTCACGTAGGAAACGCCATGGTGGGAAATATCAATGACAAGGTAAACAACGAAGACCCCGAGGACACTCTCACCGTACCCGAAGAGGTAATAAAATTTGTTGAAAAGACAGATGTTGATGCACTTGCGGTTGCAATCGGAACAGCACACGGCGTTTACCTCAAAACTCCCACACTGCGCATCGACCGTCTGGACGAAATAACCGCAGTATGCGACCGTCCCCTTGTGCTGCACGGCGGAAGCGGCACACCGGACGAGCAGATGCAGACAGCCATAGCACACGGAATTACCAAAATAAACATCTTTTCCGACGTTATCTACGCGCTGAATGCAGGATTGAAAAATAAACTTAATACCATTACTAACCCCTCCACCTGGCCTGCCTTTGTTTTTGAAGAAGCACGCGCGGGAATGAGAGAAGCCGTACGTGCCAAAATCCGTATCTTCGGAAGTAACGGCAGAGTGTGA